One region of Streptomyces sp. CG4 genomic DNA includes:
- a CDS encoding PLP-dependent aminotransferase family protein, which translates to MAQWTSAMGAAQLARLLNSQQERPAGPGTRRPPAYRALADGIRLLVLEGRVPVAARLPAERELALALSVSRTTVAAAYEALRTEGFLESRRGAGSWTAVPAGNPLPARGLEPLPPEALGSMIDLGCASLPAPEPWLTRAVQGALEELPPYAHTHGDYPAGLPALRAMIAERYTACGIPTMPEQIMVTTGAMGAIDAICHLFAGRGERIAVESPSYANILQLMREAGARLVPVAMAEGLSGWDMDRWRQVLREAAPRLAYVVADFHNPTGALADEDQRRRLVDAARSAGTVLVADETMTELWLDEDRAGAGMPRRVCAFDPAGSTVITVGSASKAFWAGMRIGWVRAAPDVIRSLVAARAYADLGTPVLEQLAVNWLFSTGGWEQAVELRRAQARENRDALVAAIRRELPTWEFEIPQGGLTLWVRAGGLSGSRLAEAGERTGVRVPSGPRFGVDGAFEGYVRLPFTVGGAVAEEAAVRLAAAARLVETGGTGGTEAPRTFVA; encoded by the coding sequence ATGGCGCAGTGGACCTCTGCGATGGGAGCCGCACAGCTCGCTCGGCTCCTCAACTCCCAGCAGGAGCGTCCGGCCGGCCCCGGCACCCGCCGCCCGCCCGCCTACCGCGCCCTCGCCGACGGCATCCGGCTGCTGGTGCTCGAAGGGCGCGTCCCGGTGGCCGCCCGGCTGCCCGCCGAACGCGAACTCGCCCTCGCCCTCTCCGTGAGCCGCACCACCGTCGCGGCCGCGTACGAGGCGCTGCGCACCGAGGGTTTCCTGGAATCCCGGCGCGGAGCCGGCAGCTGGACCGCCGTACCGGCGGGCAACCCGCTGCCCGCCCGCGGTCTCGAACCCCTGCCCCCCGAGGCCCTGGGTTCGATGATCGACCTCGGCTGCGCCTCGCTGCCGGCCCCCGAGCCCTGGCTCACCCGCGCCGTGCAGGGCGCCCTGGAGGAACTGCCGCCGTACGCCCACACGCACGGCGACTACCCGGCCGGCCTGCCCGCCCTGCGCGCGATGATCGCCGAGCGGTACACCGCGTGCGGGATACCCACCATGCCCGAGCAGATCATGGTGACCACCGGCGCGATGGGTGCCATCGACGCGATCTGTCACCTCTTCGCCGGCCGCGGTGAACGCATCGCCGTCGAATCGCCGTCCTACGCCAACATCCTGCAGCTGATGCGCGAGGCCGGCGCGCGTCTCGTCCCCGTCGCGATGGCCGAGGGCCTGTCCGGCTGGGACATGGACCGCTGGCGCCAGGTCCTGCGCGAGGCCGCGCCGCGGCTCGCCTATGTGGTCGCCGACTTCCACAACCCCACCGGTGCGCTCGCCGACGAGGACCAGCGGCGCCGGCTGGTGGACGCGGCACGCTCGGCCGGTACGGTGCTCGTCGCCGACGAGACGATGACCGAGCTGTGGTTGGACGAGGACCGGGCCGGCGCCGGCATGCCGCGCCGGGTCTGCGCCTTCGACCCGGCCGGCTCCACCGTGATCACGGTCGGCTCGGCCAGCAAGGCGTTCTGGGCGGGCATGCGGATCGGCTGGGTGCGGGCGGCGCCGGACGTCATCCGCAGCCTGGTCGCCGCGCGGGCCTACGCCGATCTCGGGACGCCGGTACTGGAGCAGCTCGCCGTCAACTGGCTGTTCAGCACCGGGGGTTGGGAGCAGGCGGTGGAGTTGCGCCGGGCGCAGGCCCGGGAGAACCGGGACGCGCTGGTGGCGGCGATCCGGCGCGAACTGCCGACCTGGGAGTTCGAGATCCCGCAGGGCGGGCTGACCCTGTGGGTCCGGGCCGGCGGCCTGTCCGGTTCCCGGCTCGCCGAAGCGGGCGAGCGGACCGGCGTCCGCGTCCCTTCCGGCCCTCGCTTCGGCGTCGACGGCGCGTTCGAGGGGTATGTGCGGCTTCCGTTCACCGTGGGGGGAGCGGTGGCGGAGGAGGCGGCGGTCCGACTGGCCGCGGCGGCTCGACTGGTGGAGACCGGCGGCACGGGCGGTACGGAGGCGCCTCGCACGTTCGTGGCCTGA
- a CDS encoding glycerophosphodiester phosphodiesterase, which translates to MSLTTSPKRHPYLDHPGPIAFAHRGGAADGIENTVAQFRRAVDMGYRYIETDVHATADGRLVAFHDSTLDRVTDGAGRIADLPWEGVRQARVGGREPVPLFEELLETFPGVRWNVDVKAEPALRPLLDLIERTDAWDRVCVGSFSEARVLRAQRLAGPRLATSFGTRGVLSLRLRSWGLPAAVRRSAVAAQVPEAQSGVPVVDQRFVRAAHAYGLQVHVWTINEPERMHRLLDLGVDGIMTDHIDTLRKVMEDRGVWV; encoded by the coding sequence GTGAGCCTCACGACATCGCCCAAGCGCCATCCGTACCTCGACCACCCGGGCCCCATAGCCTTCGCCCACCGGGGAGGGGCCGCCGACGGGATCGAGAACACCGTGGCGCAGTTCCGGCGCGCGGTCGACATGGGCTACCGGTACATCGAGACCGATGTGCACGCCACGGCGGACGGCCGGCTCGTCGCCTTCCACGACTCGACCCTGGACCGCGTCACCGACGGCGCGGGCCGGATCGCGGACCTGCCGTGGGAGGGCGTACGGCAGGCGCGCGTGGGCGGGCGTGAACCGGTGCCGCTGTTCGAGGAGTTGCTGGAGACCTTCCCCGGGGTCCGCTGGAACGTCGACGTCAAGGCGGAGCCCGCCCTGCGCCCGTTGCTGGATCTGATCGAGCGCACGGATGCCTGGGACCGGGTGTGCGTGGGCTCGTTCTCCGAGGCCCGGGTGCTGCGCGCGCAGCGGCTGGCCGGGCCGCGGCTGGCCACCTCGTTCGGTACGCGCGGCGTGCTGAGTCTGCGCCTGCGCTCGTGGGGACTGCCGGCCGCCGTGCGCCGGTCCGCCGTCGCCGCGCAGGTACCCGAGGCCCAGTCGGGCGTCCCGGTGGTCGACCAGCGCTTCGTCCGCGCGGCCCACGCATACGGCCTGCAGGTGCACGTGTGGACGATCAACGAACCGGAACGGATGCACCGGCTTCTGGACCTGGGAGTCGATGGCATCATGACCGATCACATCGACACGTTGCGCAAGGTCATGGAAGACCGCGGCGTCTGGGTCTGA
- a CDS encoding HEAT repeat domain-containing protein → MFDPFIAPSGTLLGLLQRGRGDGTLHALTAPRAEALAALNQCVLRDPRQDWQVENRSLYYARLYLDLDGELDAIEAHLFGPEDILDTDECRTGLALAVLGHLASYGRRDALELLRRYAAHGSNWAWALDELALRDDDAGLRALAAPVLARFATDPEGEAELATVVRDAFEPRPWRLWAEDARESIATRVRTAQETGCFDRWQRQMRPTGPRPGWSVRAVFEWAQQGMERGAALHVPAARCLVAVAGPEDRPEILQAARNGMDGARCTALRYLADSNDPEALDLIEAAVADGTTVVVEAAVDAFERMRSIATVDRARRWAQRPDALGAAAGRMLACRGGVQDRDLVLGALREAVRGEGPDAPTLWTLVDGTGRLGIACAAPVLRHIYRETASSHLRGRAARALAATDPSFATGFAVECLWDCEETTRELAARHAETGDTRVVERLRRLAADPAEEAEVQTAVRSRFGPDAALG, encoded by the coding sequence ATGTTCGATCCGTTCATAGCGCCGAGCGGTACGCTGCTCGGCCTGTTGCAGCGGGGCCGTGGCGACGGCACGCTGCACGCGCTCACCGCGCCACGCGCGGAAGCGCTCGCGGCACTGAACCAGTGCGTGTTGCGCGACCCCCGCCAGGACTGGCAGGTGGAGAACCGCTCCCTCTACTACGCCCGTCTCTACCTCGACCTGGACGGCGAACTGGACGCCATCGAGGCCCATCTCTTCGGCCCCGAGGACATCCTCGACACCGACGAGTGCCGTACCGGCCTCGCCCTCGCCGTGCTCGGACACCTCGCCTCCTACGGCAGGCGGGACGCGCTCGAACTGCTGCGCAGGTATGCCGCCCACGGCTCCAACTGGGCCTGGGCCCTGGACGAGCTGGCCCTCAGGGACGACGACGCGGGCCTGCGCGCCCTCGCCGCACCCGTCCTGGCCCGCTTCGCCACCGACCCCGAGGGCGAGGCCGAGCTGGCCACCGTCGTGCGCGACGCCTTCGAGCCGCGGCCCTGGCGCCTGTGGGCGGAGGATGCGCGCGAATCGATCGCCACGCGCGTGCGTACCGCCCAGGAGACCGGCTGTTTCGACCGCTGGCAGCGCCAGATGCGGCCCACCGGCCCTCGGCCCGGATGGAGCGTGCGCGCCGTCTTCGAGTGGGCCCAGCAGGGCATGGAGCGCGGCGCCGCCCTCCATGTGCCGGCTGCCCGCTGCCTGGTCGCCGTGGCCGGCCCCGAGGACCGGCCGGAGATCCTCCAGGCCGCCCGCAACGGCATGGACGGGGCGCGTTGCACTGCGCTGCGCTACCTCGCCGACAGCAACGACCCCGAGGCGCTCGACCTGATCGAGGCCGCCGTGGCCGACGGCACGACCGTCGTCGTGGAGGCCGCCGTCGACGCCTTCGAACGGATGCGCAGTATCGCCACCGTGGACCGCGCGCGTCGCTGGGCCCAGCGCCCCGATGCGCTCGGGGCCGCCGCCGGACGCATGCTCGCCTGCCGCGGCGGCGTCCAGGACCGCGACCTCGTCCTCGGCGCCCTCCGCGAGGCCGTACGGGGTGAAGGCCCCGACGCGCCCACGCTGTGGACCCTGGTCGACGGCACCGGACGCCTCGGCATCGCCTGCGCCGCCCCCGTCCTGCGGCACATCTACCGCGAGACGGCCTCCTCCCATCTCCGCGGCCGGGCCGCCCGCGCCCTGGCCGCCACCGACCCCTCCTTCGCCACCGGCTTCGCCGTCGAATGCCTGTGGGACTGCGAGGAGACCACCCGCGAACTCGCCGCCCGGCACGCCGAGACCGGCGACACCCGGGTCGTGGAGCGCCTGCGCCGACTGGCCGCCGATCCGGCCGAGGAGGCGGAGGTGCAGACGGCGGTCCGCAGCCGCTTCGGACCGGACGCCGCCCTGGGCTGA
- a CDS encoding YitT family protein: MSTHDRLGRRLIQLYTGLALYGASAALLLRAGLGMEPWGVLHQGLAKLTGLTIGVVSIVVGAAVLLLWIPLRQRPGLGTVSNVFAVGLAMDSTLALVPDAHSLAVRVPLLLAGVVLNGAATGLYISARFGAGPRDGLMTGLHRRTGHSIRLMRTGIEVAVVATGFLLGGTIGVGTVLYAVSIGPLAQLFLRVFAVPAASSRSTVVAEATPGRVILRP, translated from the coding sequence GTGTCCACTCACGACCGTCTCGGACGCCGATTGATCCAGCTGTACACCGGGCTCGCGCTCTACGGCGCGAGCGCCGCGCTGCTGCTGCGGGCGGGCCTGGGCATGGAGCCCTGGGGCGTACTGCACCAGGGGCTCGCGAAGCTGACCGGGCTGACCATCGGCGTCGTGTCGATCGTCGTGGGAGCGGCGGTACTGCTCCTGTGGATCCCGCTGCGCCAGCGCCCCGGGCTCGGCACGGTCTCGAACGTCTTCGCCGTCGGCCTCGCGATGGACAGCACGCTCGCGCTGGTCCCGGATGCGCACTCGCTGGCCGTACGCGTGCCGTTGCTGCTCGCGGGCGTCGTGCTGAACGGCGCGGCGACCGGCCTGTACATCTCGGCGCGCTTCGGTGCGGGCCCGCGCGACGGACTGATGACGGGCCTGCACCGGCGTACCGGCCACTCGATCCGGCTGATGCGGACCGGGATCGAGGTGGCGGTGGTGGCCACCGGCTTCCTGCTGGGCGGCACGATCGGTGTCGGCACCGTGCTGTACGCCGTGTCGATCGGCCCGCTGGCGCAGCTGTTCCTGCGGGTGTTCGCCGTCCCGGCGGCATCGAGCCGAAGCACGGTCGTTGCCGAAGCGACACCGGGGCGGGTGATACTGCGTCCGTGA
- a CDS encoding ankyrin repeat domain-containing protein, whose product MSEAPDPEVVELATKIFDLARQGQTEALVAYVDAGVPANLTNDRGDSLVMLAAYHGHAEAVRALLARGAAADQINDRGQTPLAGAVFKGETEVIKALLEGGADPAAGTPSAVDTARMFGKAELLELFGAH is encoded by the coding sequence ATGAGTGAAGCCCCCGACCCCGAGGTCGTGGAGCTGGCGACCAAAATCTTCGATCTGGCCCGGCAGGGGCAGACCGAGGCGCTGGTGGCGTACGTCGACGCCGGCGTTCCGGCCAACCTCACCAACGACCGCGGCGACTCCCTGGTGATGCTCGCCGCCTACCACGGCCACGCCGAGGCGGTGCGCGCGCTGCTCGCGCGGGGCGCGGCGGCGGACCAGATCAACGACCGAGGCCAGACCCCGCTCGCGGGCGCGGTCTTCAAGGGCGAGACCGAAGTGATCAAGGCGCTCCTGGAGGGTGGAGCCGACCCCGCGGCGGGAACGCCGTCGGCGGTCGACACCGCCCGGATGTTCGGCAAGGCGGAACTCCTGGAGCTGTTCGGCGCGCACTGA
- a CDS encoding GntR family transcriptional regulator yields the protein MAEQLTALADDRALLGRTSTAERVSDILRTRIADGYFPPGTRLSEDGIGGALGVSRNTLREAFRLLTHERLLVHELNRGVFVRVLTVEDVEDIYRTRALVECAVVRGLGEPPYRLEGVAAAVVEGEAATAGNDWKTLGTANIHFHRELVALAGSERTDELMRSVFAELRLAFHVVDDPRRLHEPYLARNREILRALQAGDKSAAERLLKTYLTDSLERVVEVYRRRVGEESTP from the coding sequence ATGGCAGAGCAGCTGACGGCACTGGCCGACGACCGTGCGCTCCTGGGGCGTACGAGCACGGCGGAGCGGGTGTCGGACATCCTCCGGACCCGTATCGCCGACGGCTACTTCCCGCCCGGCACCCGGCTGTCGGAGGACGGCATCGGCGGGGCGCTCGGGGTGTCCCGCAACACCCTGCGCGAGGCGTTCCGGCTGCTCACGCACGAACGCCTGCTGGTCCACGAACTCAACCGCGGTGTGTTCGTGCGGGTCCTGACCGTCGAGGACGTCGAGGACATCTACCGCACGCGCGCCCTGGTCGAGTGCGCCGTCGTCCGCGGCCTCGGCGAGCCGCCCTACCGGCTGGAGGGAGTGGCCGCGGCGGTCGTCGAGGGAGAGGCGGCGACCGCCGGGAACGACTGGAAGACGCTGGGCACCGCCAACATCCACTTCCATCGGGAACTGGTCGCCCTCGCCGGCAGCGAGCGCACCGACGAACTGATGCGCAGCGTCTTCGCCGAGCTGCGGCTCGCCTTCCACGTCGTCGACGACCCGCGCCGGCTGCACGAGCCCTACCTCGCCCGCAACCGCGAGATCCTGCGGGCGCTGCAGGCCGGCGACAAGAGCGCGGCCGAGCGGCTGCTGAAGACCTACCTCACCGATTCCCTGGAGCGGGTCGTGGAGGTGTACCGGAGACGAGTCGGCGAGGAGAGCACGCCGTAG
- a CDS encoding glycosyltransferase family 4 protein — translation MRVVIVTESFPPDVNGVAHCALQTARHLVDRGHHPLVVAPAPAPGSGPDTDAPCPVVRIPSLPLPGYPQVRVALPSRRLAAALVEHRADLVHLASPFVLGVRGMAAAAKLGIPAVAVYQTDLAGYARTYMGAGEAAAWRRIRSVHAAADRTLAPSSAALGDLEAHGVPRVRLWPRGVDTVRFRPDLRDEALRRELAPDGEVLVGYVGRLAPEKHVELLAGACGLPGVKVVIVGDGPSHDHLTEALPGAVFLGRRTGGDLARIFASLDVFAHTGPFETFCQTVQEAMASGVPVVAPAAGGPLDLVAHGRTGLLVPPRDVTAVTEAVRELAADPARRSAFGTAARAMVEGRTWAAVCDQLIGHYDDVLAARRTVVAA, via the coding sequence ATGCGTGTCGTCATCGTGACCGAATCCTTTCCCCCCGATGTGAACGGCGTGGCCCACTGCGCGCTCCAGACCGCCCGGCACCTCGTAGATCGCGGTCACCATCCGCTCGTCGTCGCCCCCGCCCCCGCTCCGGGCAGCGGACCGGACACGGACGCCCCGTGCCCGGTCGTCCGGATCCCCTCCCTCCCGCTCCCCGGCTACCCCCAGGTCCGCGTCGCCCTCCCCAGCCGGCGCCTCGCCGCGGCGCTCGTCGAGCACCGCGCCGACCTGGTCCATCTCGCCAGCCCCTTCGTCCTCGGCGTCCGCGGCATGGCCGCCGCCGCCAAGCTCGGCATCCCCGCCGTCGCCGTCTACCAGACCGACCTGGCCGGATACGCCCGCACCTACATGGGCGCCGGCGAGGCGGCCGCCTGGCGGCGGATCCGCTCCGTGCACGCCGCCGCCGACCGCACCCTGGCCCCCTCCAGCGCCGCCCTCGGCGACCTGGAGGCGCACGGCGTGCCCCGGGTCCGGCTGTGGCCGCGCGGCGTGGACACCGTACGTTTCCGGCCAGACCTCCGCGATGAGGCCCTGCGCCGCGAACTCGCCCCCGACGGCGAGGTCCTCGTCGGCTACGTCGGCCGGCTCGCCCCCGAGAAGCACGTCGAACTCCTCGCCGGCGCCTGCGGCCTGCCCGGCGTCAAGGTCGTGATCGTCGGCGACGGGCCCAGCCACGACCACCTCACCGAGGCCCTGCCCGGCGCCGTCTTCCTCGGCCGCCGCACCGGCGGCGACCTCGCCCGGATCTTCGCCTCGCTGGACGTGTTCGCGCACACCGGCCCCTTCGAAACGTTCTGTCAGACCGTCCAGGAGGCCATGGCCAGCGGCGTCCCGGTCGTCGCCCCCGCCGCCGGCGGCCCGCTCGACCTGGTCGCCCACGGCCGTACCGGACTGCTCGTCCCGCCGCGCGACGTCACCGCCGTGACGGAGGCCGTCCGCGAACTGGCCGCCGACCCGGCGCGACGGAGCGCGTTCGGCACCGCCGCGCGCGCCATGGTCGAGGGCCGTACCTGGGCCGCCGTCTGTGACCAGCTGATCGGCCACTACGACGATGTCCTCGCGGCCCGCAGGACGGTGGTGGCGGCATGA
- a CDS encoding glycosyltransferase has translation MTGQSVRIVRLANFVAPASGGLRTALRELGKGFQTAGHEAVLIVPGERHTDRDTEQGRVITLPGPLLPGTGGYRVLTDKRRVAALLEELAPDRLEVSDRTTLRWTGRWARRARVPAVMVSHETADGVLRTWGLSENLSRKAADALNTRTAHVYSRVVCTTEFAEREFVRIGARNVVRAPLGVDLMERHPALRDPGLRTLHARGGEALLVMCSRLSVEKRPGTALDALEALLRRGRRAVLVVAGDGPLKVRLEQRARELGLPVTFLGHVADRAALGALQATADVALAPGPAETFGLAALEAMACGTPVVASASSALPEVIGSAGATAADRGEAFADAVEMLLDRGEPERREAARARAECFGWGTAVEAFLAAHDAEVLRPAGARRTVSEGVA, from the coding sequence ATGACCGGCCAGTCCGTGCGCATCGTCCGGCTCGCCAACTTCGTCGCCCCGGCCTCCGGCGGTCTGCGCACCGCCCTGCGCGAGCTGGGCAAGGGCTTCCAGACCGCGGGCCACGAAGCGGTGCTTATAGTGCCCGGCGAACGCCACACCGACCGCGACACCGAGCAGGGCCGGGTCATCACCCTGCCCGGCCCGCTGCTGCCCGGCACCGGCGGCTACCGCGTCCTCACCGACAAGCGGCGGGTGGCCGCCCTCCTGGAGGAGCTGGCCCCGGACCGCCTGGAGGTGTCCGACCGTACGACCCTGCGCTGGACCGGCCGCTGGGCCCGCCGCGCGCGCGTGCCCGCCGTGATGGTCTCCCACGAGACCGCCGACGGCGTGCTGCGCACCTGGGGTCTGTCCGAGAACCTCTCCCGCAAGGCCGCCGACGCCCTCAACACCCGTACCGCGCACGTCTACTCGCGGGTGGTGTGCACGACCGAGTTCGCCGAGCGCGAGTTCGTGCGCATCGGCGCGCGCAACGTCGTACGCGCCCCCCTCGGCGTCGACCTGATGGAACGGCACCCCGCGCTGCGCGACCCGGGGCTGCGCACGCTCCACGCGCGTGGCGGCGAGGCGTTGCTCGTCATGTGCTCGCGACTGTCCGTGGAGAAGCGGCCCGGCACGGCCCTGGACGCCCTGGAGGCGCTGCTGCGCCGCGGGCGGCGGGCGGTGCTCGTGGTGGCCGGGGACGGACCGCTCAAGGTCCGCCTCGAGCAGCGTGCGCGGGAGCTCGGGCTGCCGGTGACGTTCCTCGGGCACGTCGCCGACCGGGCCGCGCTCGGCGCCCTCCAGGCCACCGCCGACGTCGCCCTCGCGCCCGGGCCCGCCGAGACCTTCGGGCTCGCCGCCCTGGAGGCCATGGCGTGCGGCACGCCCGTCGTGGCGAGCGCGTCGTCCGCGCTGCCCGAGGTCATCGGCTCCGCCGGGGCCACCGCCGCCGACCGGGGCGAGGCGTTCGCCGACGCCGTGGAAATGCTCCTCGACCGCGGTGAACCCGAGCGGCGCGAGGCGGCACGCGCGCGTGCCGAGTGCTTCGGCTGGGGTACGGCCGTGGAGGCCTTCCTGGCGGCCCACGACGCCGAGGTGCTCCGACCCGCCGGCGCCCGGCGCACCGTGTCGGAGGGCGTGGCATGA